The proteins below come from a single Halobacillus salinarum genomic window:
- a CDS encoding putative holin-like toxin → MSTYQALMVSLAFGTFIITLLALIIKMNNKK, encoded by the coding sequence ATGAGCACCTATCAAGCTTTAATGGTCAGTTTGGCGTTTGGGACGTTTATTATTACACTCCTTGCGCTAATCATTAAAATGAACAATAAAAAATAG